One stretch of Ananas comosus cultivar F153 linkage group 6, ASM154086v1, whole genome shotgun sequence DNA includes these proteins:
- the LOC109711867 gene encoding probable ATP synthase 24 kDa subunit, mitochondrial isoform X2 encodes MATLAHRLLSRSRQAILQHGHALSVRSYAKDAAPSNLPPLKGDEMLKNIFFEVKKKYETALGILKKEKITIDPDDPAAVAQYANVMKTVREKADLYSDSQRIKYTIEQRTQGIPDARTYFLTLQEIRIKSGLTDDLGAEAMMMEALEKVEKEIKKPLLRSDKKNMSLLLAEFDKINKKLGIRKEDLPKYEEELELKVAKAELQELKKNAVEAMETQLKREEFKDEQMVDVRSLDIRNFI; translated from the exons ATGGCGACGTTGGCTCATCGCCTCCTCTCCCGATCACGTCAG GCCATTTTGCAACATGGGCATGCTCTTTCTGTTCGATCCTATGCAAAAGACGCAGCTCCATCTAACTTACCTCCCCTCAAAGGAGATG AGATGTTGAAGAACATATTTTTTGAGGTCAAGAAGAAATATGAAACGGCACTTGGAATACTTAAGAAGGAAAAAATTACAATTGATCCTGATGATCCTGCAGCTGTTGCTCAGTATGCTAATGTTATGAAGACTGTAAGAGAAAA GGCAGATTTGTATTCCGACTCTCAACGAATTAAATACACCATCGAGCAACGTACTCAAGGCATTCCTGATGCTCGAACATATTTTTTAACGCTCCAGGAGATCAGAATCAA GAGTGGGCTTACAGATGATCTTGGTGCTGAGGCTATGATGATGGAAGCGCTAGAGAAGGTTGAGAAGGAGATTAAGAAGCCACTTTTGAGGTCTGACAAGAAAAACATGAGCCTTCTCTTAGCAGAGTTCGAcaagataaataaaaa GCTTGGTATTCGCAAGGAAGATCTCCCCAAGTATGAGGAAGAGTTGGAACTAAAGGTTGCTAAAGCAGAGCTACAAGAGCTGAAGAAAAATGCTGTGGAAGCAATGGAGACCCAGCTTAAAAG GGAGGAGTTCAAAGATGAGCAGATGGTCGACGTGCGGTCGTTGGATATCCGGAACTTCATCTAG
- the LOC109711867 gene encoding probable ATP synthase 24 kDa subunit, mitochondrial isoform X1, with protein MATLAHRLLSRSRQLYAGQAILQHGHALSVRSYAKDAAPSNLPPLKGDEMLKNIFFEVKKKYETALGILKKEKITIDPDDPAAVAQYANVMKTVREKADLYSDSQRIKYTIEQRTQGIPDARTYFLTLQEIRIKSGLTDDLGAEAMMMEALEKVEKEIKKPLLRSDKKNMSLLLAEFDKINKKLGIRKEDLPKYEEELELKVAKAELQELKKNAVEAMETQLKREEFKDEQMVDVRSLDIRNFI; from the exons ATGGCGACGTTGGCTCATCGCCTCCTCTCCCGATCACGTCAG CTATATGCTGGTCAGGCCATTTTGCAACATGGGCATGCTCTTTCTGTTCGATCCTATGCAAAAGACGCAGCTCCATCTAACTTACCTCCCCTCAAAGGAGATG AGATGTTGAAGAACATATTTTTTGAGGTCAAGAAGAAATATGAAACGGCACTTGGAATACTTAAGAAGGAAAAAATTACAATTGATCCTGATGATCCTGCAGCTGTTGCTCAGTATGCTAATGTTATGAAGACTGTAAGAGAAAA GGCAGATTTGTATTCCGACTCTCAACGAATTAAATACACCATCGAGCAACGTACTCAAGGCATTCCTGATGCTCGAACATATTTTTTAACGCTCCAGGAGATCAGAATCAA GAGTGGGCTTACAGATGATCTTGGTGCTGAGGCTATGATGATGGAAGCGCTAGAGAAGGTTGAGAAGGAGATTAAGAAGCCACTTTTGAGGTCTGACAAGAAAAACATGAGCCTTCTCTTAGCAGAGTTCGAcaagataaataaaaa GCTTGGTATTCGCAAGGAAGATCTCCCCAAGTATGAGGAAGAGTTGGAACTAAAGGTTGCTAAAGCAGAGCTACAAGAGCTGAAGAAAAATGCTGTGGAAGCAATGGAGACCCAGCTTAAAAG GGAGGAGTTCAAAGATGAGCAGATGGTCGACGTGCGGTCGTTGGATATCCGGAACTTCATCTAG